A window of the Arenibacter algicola genome harbors these coding sequences:
- a CDS encoding DUF2853 family protein, whose amino-acid sequence MSKRDELIEKYAADIKDKFGETPNMDLLTKVTIGLGPSIYNMDASKVSGSDDKELQTVKNNFLIKKLGLKDSPQLMDAIKSVTDKYGSSVKSKHRAVVYYMLAKHFKKESVYK is encoded by the coding sequence ATGAGCAAAAGAGATGAATTAATCGAAAAATATGCAGCAGACATCAAGGACAAATTTGGTGAAACTCCAAATATGGATTTATTGACGAAAGTTACCATAGGATTAGGGCCTTCCATATACAACATGGATGCGTCTAAAGTTTCAGGGTCGGATGACAAAGAATTGCAAACGGTTAAGAATAACTTCCTAATTAAAAAACTGGGATTAAAAGATAGCCCACAATTAATGGATGCTATTAAAAGCGTAACAGACAAATACGGCAGTTCCGTAAAGAGCAAGCACAGGGCCGTAGTTTATTATATGTTGGCGAAACACTTTAAAAAGGAATCCGTCTATAAATAA
- the menD gene encoding 2-succinyl-5-enolpyruvyl-6-hydroxy-3-cyclohexene-1-carboxylic-acid synthase, with translation MKYSNIPTAQSLVHHCKARGIKNIIISPGSRNAPLTISFSEDPFFNCYSIVDERCAAFFALGISQQLMQPTVILCTSGSALLNYYPAIAEAFYSDIPLIVISADRPSYKVDIGDGQTIRQENVFEKHIGHSANLKQDVCHSTHKIRKYDPDQLAEENIDQSQFLVQEYNDKALNKALNIAIANNTPVHINIPFEEPLYETVEESPLLPQIELLKKQGENGLDEWQDYIHSWQNASRKMVLVGVNPPNAVEKMYLEILAKDPTVVVMTECTSNLFHPNFFPNIDSIIAPIEKSANKEELFKMLRPEIVLTFGGLIVSKKIKAFLRDYSPLMHWHVNPKKAYNTFFSLTKHFKTTPNELFKNLLANPSSQESNYYDYWTKRKDHYKLRRQQYLLEIPFSDMWVFHKTLESIPSNYQLQLSNSSTVRYAQLFDLEPSIRVFCNRGTSGIDGSTSTAIGASIYEPSPTLLITGDLSFIYDSNGLWNNYIKPNFRIIVINNGGGGIFRILPGKEETDNFNTFFETTHNLNIQSIAEMYNFEFESVSNKIDLIEALGNFYKASEKPKILEIKTPRLLNNNILLSYFDFIS, from the coding sequence ATGAAATATTCCAATATTCCCACCGCACAGTCACTTGTCCATCATTGCAAAGCAAGGGGCATTAAAAATATAATTATATCTCCGGGATCAAGAAATGCACCTTTGACCATAAGTTTTTCGGAAGACCCTTTTTTTAATTGTTATAGTATCGTTGACGAGCGTTGCGCTGCATTTTTTGCTCTGGGCATATCACAGCAACTAATGCAACCTACAGTAATTTTATGTACCTCTGGCAGTGCATTGTTAAACTATTATCCCGCCATTGCGGAAGCTTTCTATAGCGATATACCACTAATTGTTATATCGGCGGATAGGCCCTCTTATAAAGTGGATATAGGGGACGGACAAACCATAAGACAGGAAAATGTGTTTGAAAAGCATATTGGTCACTCCGCAAACCTAAAACAGGATGTTTGTCATTCAACCCATAAAATCAGGAAATATGACCCAGATCAATTAGCGGAAGAAAATATTGACCAATCCCAATTTCTGGTTCAAGAGTACAATGACAAAGCACTTAACAAGGCACTTAATATTGCCATTGCCAATAATACTCCCGTACATATAAATATTCCGTTCGAAGAGCCTTTGTACGAAACAGTGGAGGAATCCCCACTTTTGCCACAGATTGAGTTATTGAAGAAGCAAGGGGAAAATGGTCTAGACGAATGGCAGGACTATATTCATAGCTGGCAAAATGCTTCCCGAAAAATGGTGTTGGTCGGGGTAAATCCGCCTAACGCGGTTGAAAAAATGTATTTGGAAATTCTTGCCAAAGATCCAACGGTTGTGGTAATGACGGAATGTACTTCCAATTTATTTCATCCCAACTTTTTCCCCAATATAGACAGTATAATAGCTCCTATTGAGAAATCCGCCAACAAGGAAGAATTGTTCAAAATGCTACGCCCGGAAATTGTCCTAACATTTGGGGGGCTTATTGTTTCGAAAAAAATAAAGGCTTTTTTAAGGGATTATTCCCCCTTAATGCATTGGCATGTAAATCCCAAAAAAGCATACAACACCTTTTTTAGTCTAACAAAACATTTTAAAACGACTCCCAACGAATTATTTAAAAACCTTTTGGCAAACCCTTCGTCCCAAGAAAGTAACTATTATGACTATTGGACAAAAAGGAAGGATCATTACAAGTTAAGAAGACAACAGTACTTACTGGAAATACCATTTTCTGACATGTGGGTATTCCATAAGACTTTGGAAAGTATTCCAAGTAATTATCAACTACAACTGTCCAACAGTTCTACTGTTAGATATGCCCAATTATTCGATTTGGAGCCCTCTATCCGTGTTTTCTGCAATAGAGGCACCAGTGGTATAGATGGCAGTACTTCAACGGCCATAGGGGCTTCGATTTATGAACCCAGTCCAACATTGCTGATTACGGGCGATTTAAGCTTTATCTATGACAGCAATGGTCTATGGAACAATTACATTAAACCTAATTTTAGGATAATCGTTATCAATAATGGTGGCGGCGGCATTTTTAGAATTTTACCTGGCAAAGAGGAAACCGACAATTTCAATACCTTCTTTGAGACAACCCATAATCTTAATATCCAATCCATAGCTGAAATGTACAACTTTGAATTTGAGTCCGTTTCCAACAAAATCGACTTAATTGAAGCCTTGGGGAATTTCTATAAAGCATCCGAAAAACCCAAAATTCTTGAAATAAAAACGCCTAGATTATTAAATAACAATATTTTGCTTAGTTATTTTGATTTCATATCTTAG